A window of Mytilus edulis chromosome 10, xbMytEdul2.2, whole genome shotgun sequence contains these coding sequences:
- the LOC139490987 gene encoding uncharacterized protein isoform X2, producing MYVALLFLIGIFKVSCQSFCQSSAERNNLKVATFCQNSVASGSSAIIDGYAAHGTDTDKTCPCSATVSIPNNGTSNLAFSAFFSLHPQYNGCGSSIDVRVNNSGQSTRIRCTIAGSISVNNGDNVLIDLKKESSPEDTRYCMKLQFSDPTATLTVKCNGENVPVPPTQSASTATTTTTTTVLTQPSITSSNRTAALSTSTLSSTILQKITNSITSSNPIISSTTDVAFSSDAPTSKTNPSIITTTQVLVTSSTTMANVEDNISTPATTDIYDDMTSTDMPSKLPETSTTDYSTSSSMDEQPPTTMKMMSTDGDVTTQTDQLSTKLTTMADTTVIEIITPTLIKQTTKTESTPTSTPSSTSTQSPVSTSTISTAPTTTSIKTTSQLHETESTTKHGISAKANKPSTEELNKDETTVAVQLTSPAKRSTNDEQSTQKSQPTPQQTTNKPGVTGSSKDDDFPIEVVAPVASVGGLIIILVIICIVVGFRRNGCGCNEDTLPHSNTLVEKASTEIKNREKDTYVNPLYDDISLTGKSDRSDRDSMMQEIPSDDDSEDSYRLPESTKIDGELWTHL from the exons TTTCGTGTCAGTCATTTTGCCAATCTTCAGCCGAGAGGAATAATTTGAAAG TTGCAACATTTTGTCAGAATAGTGTAGCCTCAGGAAGTTCCGCTATCATTGACGGTTATGCAGCCCACGGAACAGACACAGATAAGACGTGTCCATGTAGTGCCACTGTATCCATACCTAATAATGGTACATCTAATCTTGCCTTTAGTGCTTTCTTTAGTCTACATCCACAGTACAATGGGTGTGGGAGCTCAATAGATGTTAGAGTGAACAACTCAGGTCAGAGTACGAGAATTAGATGTACCATTGCTGGTAGTATATCAGTCAACAACGGAGATAATGTTCTCATCGATTTGAAGAAAGAATCGTCACCTGAAGATACACGATATTGTATGAAGCTTCAGTTTTCAG ATCCGACAGCAACTCTTACAGTGAAATGTAATGGAGAAAATGTCCCTGTTCCACCGACTCAATCAGCATcaacagcaacaacaacaacaacaacaactgtTTTAACACAGCCATCTATCACATCCTCAAATCGGACAGCAGCACTTTCAACATCGACTTTATCGtccacaattttacaaaaaataactaATAGCATTACATCATCGAATCCAATCATTTCATCCACAACAGACGTGGCCTTCTCTTCAGATGCCCCAACATCTAAAACGAATCCATCGATCATTACAACAACACAAGTTTTGGTAACATCATCGACAACTATGGCCAACGTAGAAGATAATATAAGCACACCAGCAACGACAGATATATACGATGATATGACATCAACAGATATGCCTTCTAAGCTACCAGAAACCAGTACAACAGATTATTCAACATCGTCTTCAATGGATGAACAACCTCCGACAACAATGAAGATGATGTCAACTGATGGTGATGTCACCACACAAACTGATCAATTATCAACAAAGTTAACAACAATGGCTGATACTACCGTTATTGAAATCATAACCCCAACATTGATAAAACAAACAACTAAAACAGAATCAACTCCAACATCTACTCCATCTTCAACTTCAACTCAATCTCCGGTTTCAACATCAACAATTTCAACAGCACCAACTACAACATCAATTAAAACTACTAGTCAGTTACATGAAACTGAAAGTACAACTAAACATGGGATTTCTGCAAAAGCTAATAAACCATCAACTGAAGAATTAAACAAAGATGAAACTACAGTTGCCGTCCAACTAACCTCTCCAGCAAAACGAAGCACCAACGATGAACAATCAACCCAGAAATCACAACCAACACCACAACAAACAACTAACAAGCCTGGGGTTACTGGTAGCTCTAAAGATGATGACTTTCCAA TTGAAGTCGTAGCTCCTGTCGCAAGCGTTGGTGGGTTGATCATTATTCTAGTGATTATTTGTATAGTTGTTGGATTTAG GCGTAATGGCTGCGGCTGCAATGAAGATACACTACCCCACAGCAATACACTAGTGGAAAAGGCTTCAACTGAAATTAAAAACAGAGAAAAAGACACATATGTAAATCCATTGTATGATGATATATCACTTACCGGGAAATCGGATCGTTCCGATAGGGACTCTATGATGCAAGAAATTCCTTCAGATGATGATTCTGAGGACTCCTACAGATTACCcgaatcaacaaaaattgatggTGAATTGTGGACGCATTTATGa
- the LOC139490987 gene encoding uncharacterized protein isoform X3 → MYVALLFLIGIFKVSCQSFCQSSAERNNLKVATFCQNSVASGSSAIIDGYAAHGTDTDKTCPCSATVSIPNNGTSNLAFSAFFSLHPQYNGCGSSIDVRVNNSGQSTRIRCTIAGSISVNNGDNVLIDLKKESSPEDTRYCMKLQFSDPTATLTVKCNGENVPVPPTQSASTATTTTTTTVLTQPSITSSNRTAALSTSTLSSTILQKITNSITSSNPIISSTTDVAFSSDAPTSKTNPSIITTTQVLVTSSTTMANVEDNISTPATTDIYDDMTSTDMPSKLPETSTTDYSTSSSMDEQPPTTMKMMSTDGDVTTQTDQLSTKLTTMADTTVIEIITPTLIKQTTKTESTPTSTPSSTSTQSPVSTSTISTAPTTTSIKTTSQLHETESTTKHGISAKANKPSTEELNKDETTVAVQLTSPAKRSTNDEQSTQKSQPTPQQTTNKPGVTGSSKDDDFPIEVVAPVASVGGLIIILVIICIVVGFRRNKTGKHKFSVA, encoded by the exons TTTCGTGTCAGTCATTTTGCCAATCTTCAGCCGAGAGGAATAATTTGAAAG TTGCAACATTTTGTCAGAATAGTGTAGCCTCAGGAAGTTCCGCTATCATTGACGGTTATGCAGCCCACGGAACAGACACAGATAAGACGTGTCCATGTAGTGCCACTGTATCCATACCTAATAATGGTACATCTAATCTTGCCTTTAGTGCTTTCTTTAGTCTACATCCACAGTACAATGGGTGTGGGAGCTCAATAGATGTTAGAGTGAACAACTCAGGTCAGAGTACGAGAATTAGATGTACCATTGCTGGTAGTATATCAGTCAACAACGGAGATAATGTTCTCATCGATTTGAAGAAAGAATCGTCACCTGAAGATACACGATATTGTATGAAGCTTCAGTTTTCAG ATCCGACAGCAACTCTTACAGTGAAATGTAATGGAGAAAATGTCCCTGTTCCACCGACTCAATCAGCATcaacagcaacaacaacaacaacaacaactgtTTTAACACAGCCATCTATCACATCCTCAAATCGGACAGCAGCACTTTCAACATCGACTTTATCGtccacaattttacaaaaaataactaATAGCATTACATCATCGAATCCAATCATTTCATCCACAACAGACGTGGCCTTCTCTTCAGATGCCCCAACATCTAAAACGAATCCATCGATCATTACAACAACACAAGTTTTGGTAACATCATCGACAACTATGGCCAACGTAGAAGATAATATAAGCACACCAGCAACGACAGATATATACGATGATATGACATCAACAGATATGCCTTCTAAGCTACCAGAAACCAGTACAACAGATTATTCAACATCGTCTTCAATGGATGAACAACCTCCGACAACAATGAAGATGATGTCAACTGATGGTGATGTCACCACACAAACTGATCAATTATCAACAAAGTTAACAACAATGGCTGATACTACCGTTATTGAAATCATAACCCCAACATTGATAAAACAAACAACTAAAACAGAATCAACTCCAACATCTACTCCATCTTCAACTTCAACTCAATCTCCGGTTTCAACATCAACAATTTCAACAGCACCAACTACAACATCAATTAAAACTACTAGTCAGTTACATGAAACTGAAAGTACAACTAAACATGGGATTTCTGCAAAAGCTAATAAACCATCAACTGAAGAATTAAACAAAGATGAAACTACAGTTGCCGTCCAACTAACCTCTCCAGCAAAACGAAGCACCAACGATGAACAATCAACCCAGAAATCACAACCAACACCACAACAAACAACTAACAAGCCTGGGGTTACTGGTAGCTCTAAAGATGATGACTTTCCAA TTGAAGTCGTAGCTCCTGTCGCAAGCGTTGGTGGGTTGATCATTATTCTAGTGATTATTTGTATAGTTGTTGGATTTAG GAGAAACAAAACAGGAAAACACAAGTTTTCAGTG GCGTAA
- the LOC139490987 gene encoding uncharacterized protein isoform X4 — translation MYVALLFLIGIFKVSCQSFCQSSAERNNLKVATFCQNSVASGSSAIIDGYAAHGTDTDKTCPCSATVSIPNNGTSNLAFSAFFSLHPQYNGCGSSIDVRVNNSGQSTRIRCTIAGSISVNNGDNVLIDLKKESSPEDTRYCMKLQFSDPTATLTVKCNGENVPVPPTQSASTATTTTTTTVLTQPSITSSNRTAALSTSTLSSTILQKITNSITSSNPIISSTTDVAFSSDAPTSKTNPSIITTTQVLVTSSTTMANVEDNISTPATTDIYDDMTSTDMPSKLPETSTTDYSTSSSMDEQPPTTMKMMSTDGDVTTQTDQLSTKLTTMADTTVIEIITPTLIKQTTKTESTPTSTPSSTSTQSPVSTSTISTAPTTTSIKTTSQLHETESTTKHGISAKANKPSTEELNKDETTVAVQLTSPAKRSTNDEQSTQKSQPTPQQTTNKPGVTGSSKDDDFPIEVVAPVASVGGLIIILVIICIVVGFRTSKQKRDLNFTA, via the exons TTTCGTGTCAGTCATTTTGCCAATCTTCAGCCGAGAGGAATAATTTGAAAG TTGCAACATTTTGTCAGAATAGTGTAGCCTCAGGAAGTTCCGCTATCATTGACGGTTATGCAGCCCACGGAACAGACACAGATAAGACGTGTCCATGTAGTGCCACTGTATCCATACCTAATAATGGTACATCTAATCTTGCCTTTAGTGCTTTCTTTAGTCTACATCCACAGTACAATGGGTGTGGGAGCTCAATAGATGTTAGAGTGAACAACTCAGGTCAGAGTACGAGAATTAGATGTACCATTGCTGGTAGTATATCAGTCAACAACGGAGATAATGTTCTCATCGATTTGAAGAAAGAATCGTCACCTGAAGATACACGATATTGTATGAAGCTTCAGTTTTCAG ATCCGACAGCAACTCTTACAGTGAAATGTAATGGAGAAAATGTCCCTGTTCCACCGACTCAATCAGCATcaacagcaacaacaacaacaacaacaactgtTTTAACACAGCCATCTATCACATCCTCAAATCGGACAGCAGCACTTTCAACATCGACTTTATCGtccacaattttacaaaaaataactaATAGCATTACATCATCGAATCCAATCATTTCATCCACAACAGACGTGGCCTTCTCTTCAGATGCCCCAACATCTAAAACGAATCCATCGATCATTACAACAACACAAGTTTTGGTAACATCATCGACAACTATGGCCAACGTAGAAGATAATATAAGCACACCAGCAACGACAGATATATACGATGATATGACATCAACAGATATGCCTTCTAAGCTACCAGAAACCAGTACAACAGATTATTCAACATCGTCTTCAATGGATGAACAACCTCCGACAACAATGAAGATGATGTCAACTGATGGTGATGTCACCACACAAACTGATCAATTATCAACAAAGTTAACAACAATGGCTGATACTACCGTTATTGAAATCATAACCCCAACATTGATAAAACAAACAACTAAAACAGAATCAACTCCAACATCTACTCCATCTTCAACTTCAACTCAATCTCCGGTTTCAACATCAACAATTTCAACAGCACCAACTACAACATCAATTAAAACTACTAGTCAGTTACATGAAACTGAAAGTACAACTAAACATGGGATTTCTGCAAAAGCTAATAAACCATCAACTGAAGAATTAAACAAAGATGAAACTACAGTTGCCGTCCAACTAACCTCTCCAGCAAAACGAAGCACCAACGATGAACAATCAACCCAGAAATCACAACCAACACCACAACAAACAACTAACAAGCCTGGGGTTACTGGTAGCTCTAAAGATGATGACTTTCCAA TTGAAGTCGTAGCTCCTGTCGCAAGCGTTGGTGGGTTGATCATTATTCTAGTGATTATTTGTATAGTTGTTGGATTTAG aaCTTCTAAGCAGAAAAGGGACCTCAATTTTACA GCGTAA
- the LOC139490987 gene encoding uncharacterized protein isoform X1 has product MYVALLFLIGIFKVSCQSFCQSSAERNNLKVATFCQNSVASGSSAIIDGYAAHGTDTDKTCPCSATVSIPNNGTSNLAFSAFFSLHPQYNGCGSSIDVRVNNSGQSTRIRCTIAGSISVNNGDNVLIDLKKESSPEDTRYCMKLQFSDPTATLTVKCNGENVPVPPTQSASTATTTTTTTVLTQPSITSSNRTAALSTSTLSSTILQKITNSITSSNPIISSTTDVAFSSDAPTSKTNPSIITTTQVLVTSSTTMANVEDNISTPATTDIYDDMTSTDMPSKLPETSTTDYSTSSSMDEQPPTTMKMMSTDGDVTTQTDQLSTKLTTMADTTVIEIITPTLIKQTTKTESTPTSTPSSTSTQSPVSTSTISTAPTTTSIKTTSQLHETESTTKHGISAKANKPSTEELNKDETTVAVQLTSPAKRSTNDEQSTQKSQPTPQQTTNKPGVTGSSKDDDFPIEVVAPVASVGGLIIILVIICIVVGFRRNKTGKHKFSVVNFLWRNGCGCNEDTLPHSNTLVEKASTEIKNREKDTYVNPLYDDISLTGKSDRSDRDSMMQEIPSDDDSEDSYRLPESTKIDGELWTHL; this is encoded by the exons TTTCGTGTCAGTCATTTTGCCAATCTTCAGCCGAGAGGAATAATTTGAAAG TTGCAACATTTTGTCAGAATAGTGTAGCCTCAGGAAGTTCCGCTATCATTGACGGTTATGCAGCCCACGGAACAGACACAGATAAGACGTGTCCATGTAGTGCCACTGTATCCATACCTAATAATGGTACATCTAATCTTGCCTTTAGTGCTTTCTTTAGTCTACATCCACAGTACAATGGGTGTGGGAGCTCAATAGATGTTAGAGTGAACAACTCAGGTCAGAGTACGAGAATTAGATGTACCATTGCTGGTAGTATATCAGTCAACAACGGAGATAATGTTCTCATCGATTTGAAGAAAGAATCGTCACCTGAAGATACACGATATTGTATGAAGCTTCAGTTTTCAG ATCCGACAGCAACTCTTACAGTGAAATGTAATGGAGAAAATGTCCCTGTTCCACCGACTCAATCAGCATcaacagcaacaacaacaacaacaacaactgtTTTAACACAGCCATCTATCACATCCTCAAATCGGACAGCAGCACTTTCAACATCGACTTTATCGtccacaattttacaaaaaataactaATAGCATTACATCATCGAATCCAATCATTTCATCCACAACAGACGTGGCCTTCTCTTCAGATGCCCCAACATCTAAAACGAATCCATCGATCATTACAACAACACAAGTTTTGGTAACATCATCGACAACTATGGCCAACGTAGAAGATAATATAAGCACACCAGCAACGACAGATATATACGATGATATGACATCAACAGATATGCCTTCTAAGCTACCAGAAACCAGTACAACAGATTATTCAACATCGTCTTCAATGGATGAACAACCTCCGACAACAATGAAGATGATGTCAACTGATGGTGATGTCACCACACAAACTGATCAATTATCAACAAAGTTAACAACAATGGCTGATACTACCGTTATTGAAATCATAACCCCAACATTGATAAAACAAACAACTAAAACAGAATCAACTCCAACATCTACTCCATCTTCAACTTCAACTCAATCTCCGGTTTCAACATCAACAATTTCAACAGCACCAACTACAACATCAATTAAAACTACTAGTCAGTTACATGAAACTGAAAGTACAACTAAACATGGGATTTCTGCAAAAGCTAATAAACCATCAACTGAAGAATTAAACAAAGATGAAACTACAGTTGCCGTCCAACTAACCTCTCCAGCAAAACGAAGCACCAACGATGAACAATCAACCCAGAAATCACAACCAACACCACAACAAACAACTAACAAGCCTGGGGTTACTGGTAGCTCTAAAGATGATGACTTTCCAA TTGAAGTCGTAGCTCCTGTCGCAAGCGTTGGTGGGTTGATCATTATTCTAGTGATTATTTGTATAGTTGTTGGATTTAG GAGAAACAAAACAGGAAAACACAAGTTTTCAGTGGTAAATTTTCTTTG GCGTAATGGCTGCGGCTGCAATGAAGATACACTACCCCACAGCAATACACTAGTGGAAAAGGCTTCAACTGAAATTAAAAACAGAGAAAAAGACACATATGTAAATCCATTGTATGATGATATATCACTTACCGGGAAATCGGATCGTTCCGATAGGGACTCTATGATGCAAGAAATTCCTTCAGATGATGATTCTGAGGACTCCTACAGATTACCcgaatcaacaaaaattgatggTGAATTGTGGACGCATTTATGa